From the Psychrobacillus sp. FSL K6-4046 genome, one window contains:
- the alaS gene encoding alanine--tRNA ligase, with protein sequence MKHLTGAQIRQMYLDFFIEKGHSQEPSAPLVPINDASLLWINSGVATLKKYFDGRVIPENPRITNAQKSIRTNDIENVGKTARHHTFFEMLGNFSIGEYFKKEAIHWAWEFLTDEKWMGFEPEKLSITIHPEDEEAYVIWKDEIGIPEERIIRLEGNFWDIGEGPSGPNSEIFYDRGETYGNDVNDPELYPGGENDRYLEIWNLVFSEFNHNPDHTYTPLPKQNIDTGMGLERMASVVQNVPTNFDTDLFMPIIEQTETIAGKKYRQNKENDVAFKVIADHIRTVAFAIGDGALPSNEGRGYVLRRLLRRAVRFAKQLGIDQPFLFELVPVVGEIMKDFYPEVTEKKDFIMRVIKTEEERFHETLHDGLSILEKVIEEQRSKGESFIPGTTTFTLYDTYGFPIELTEEYAEEANMTVDHKGFKAEMEAQRSRARAARQNVDSMQVQSAVFSNLQDESEFVGYDTLSVTTKVTSIVLGQELVKSAQEGDEVKIILTQTPFYAESGGQIADHGTIENDNFRGFVKDVQKAPNGQNLHTVIIESGEMTVGADIVATVDQTLRGHTIKNHSATHILHQALKDVLGTHVNQAGSYVGPDRLRFDFSHFGQVTKEELETIERIVNEKVWDNIPVVTGYHNIEEAKNMGAMALFGEKYGDIVRVVQMGAYSLELCGGVHVKNTSEIGYFKILSEGGIGAGTRRIEAVTGKGAFEVIKEEEMLLTEAASLVKAQPKDLVMKVSQLLGELKNIQRENESLSAKIANSQASSVLSSAQTINGITVLSVKVEAKDNNQLRQMMDDLKQKMDNAVIVLGAVDEEKVMISAGVTKDLVGGNYHAGNIVKLVAEQCGGKGGGRPDFAMAGAKDASKLELALNSVYEYIKSV encoded by the coding sequence ATGAAACATTTAACTGGTGCACAAATTAGACAAATGTATTTAGACTTTTTTATAGAAAAAGGTCACTCACAAGAACCATCTGCTCCACTTGTACCGATTAATGACGCTTCACTTCTTTGGATCAATAGTGGAGTTGCTACGTTAAAAAAATATTTTGATGGACGTGTAATTCCAGAAAATCCAAGAATCACAAATGCACAAAAATCTATTCGTACAAATGATATTGAAAATGTAGGAAAGACAGCTAGACATCATACGTTCTTTGAAATGCTAGGAAACTTCTCAATCGGTGAATATTTTAAAAAAGAAGCAATTCATTGGGCTTGGGAGTTTTTGACTGATGAAAAGTGGATGGGCTTTGAACCTGAAAAGCTATCTATTACCATTCATCCAGAAGATGAAGAGGCATATGTTATCTGGAAGGATGAAATTGGTATTCCAGAAGAGCGTATTATTCGTTTAGAAGGAAACTTCTGGGATATTGGAGAAGGACCGAGTGGACCTAACTCAGAAATTTTCTATGACCGTGGTGAAACCTATGGTAATGATGTAAATGATCCAGAACTTTATCCAGGTGGAGAAAATGATCGATATTTAGAAATCTGGAACTTAGTTTTCTCTGAGTTTAACCATAATCCAGATCACACATATACACCATTACCAAAGCAAAACATCGATACTGGAATGGGCTTGGAGCGTATGGCTAGTGTTGTACAAAATGTTCCAACTAACTTTGATACAGACCTATTCATGCCGATTATCGAGCAAACTGAAACAATTGCAGGTAAGAAGTATCGCCAAAACAAGGAGAATGACGTAGCTTTCAAAGTAATTGCTGACCATATTCGTACCGTTGCATTTGCTATTGGAGATGGGGCTTTACCTTCCAATGAAGGACGCGGCTATGTACTGAGAAGACTTCTTCGCAGAGCTGTCCGTTTTGCAAAACAACTAGGTATCGATCAGCCTTTTTTATTTGAGCTTGTACCTGTAGTAGGGGAAATCATGAAGGATTTCTATCCAGAAGTTACAGAGAAAAAAGACTTCATCATGCGTGTTATTAAAACAGAGGAAGAAAGATTCCATGAAACACTACACGATGGGCTTAGCATTTTAGAAAAAGTAATTGAGGAGCAACGTTCAAAAGGCGAGTCATTTATACCTGGAACAACGACTTTTACACTTTATGACACATACGGCTTCCCGATTGAGTTAACAGAGGAATATGCAGAAGAAGCAAATATGACAGTTGATCATAAGGGCTTTAAAGCTGAAATGGAAGCTCAACGTTCTAGAGCACGTGCTGCTCGTCAGAATGTAGATTCTATGCAGGTGCAATCTGCTGTTTTTAGTAACTTACAAGATGAAAGTGAGTTTGTTGGCTACGATACGCTAAGTGTCACTACAAAGGTTACCTCTATTGTACTTGGGCAAGAATTAGTTAAATCTGCTCAAGAAGGCGATGAAGTGAAAATTATTTTAACCCAGACACCTTTCTATGCGGAAAGTGGGGGTCAAATAGCAGATCATGGAACAATTGAAAATGATAATTTCCGTGGGTTTGTAAAGGATGTTCAAAAAGCTCCAAATGGTCAAAATCTACACACTGTTATTATTGAGTCTGGAGAAATGACGGTTGGGGCTGACATAGTAGCTACAGTAGATCAAACATTAAGAGGTCACACTATAAAAAATCACTCGGCAACACATATTCTACATCAAGCTTTAAAAGACGTTCTAGGAACACATGTAAACCAAGCTGGCTCATATGTTGGACCAGATCGCTTACGTTTTGACTTTTCTCATTTTGGGCAAGTAACGAAAGAAGAGCTAGAAACAATTGAGCGTATAGTTAATGAGAAGGTGTGGGATAATATCCCGGTAGTAACTGGATATCACAATATTGAAGAGGCAAAAAATATGGGTGCCATGGCTCTTTTCGGAGAAAAATATGGAGATATTGTGAGAGTAGTTCAAATGGGAGCTTATTCATTAGAGCTTTGCGGTGGAGTGCATGTGAAAAACACGTCCGAGATAGGCTACTTTAAAATCCTTTCTGAAGGCGGTATCGGTGCAGGAACACGTCGTATTGAAGCAGTTACTGGAAAAGGTGCATTTGAGGTTATTAAAGAGGAAGAAATGCTTCTTACGGAAGCTGCTTCACTAGTAAAAGCTCAACCAAAGGATTTAGTTATGAAGGTTTCTCAATTGTTAGGTGAATTGAAAAACATTCAAAGAGAAAATGAATCATTATCTGCTAAAATCGCTAATAGTCAGGCATCTTCCGTTTTATCATCAGCTCAAACTATTAATGGCATTACGGTGCTCTCTGTAAAAGTAGAGGCTAAGGATAATAATCAGCTAAGACAAATGATGGATGATTTAAAACAAAAAATGGATAATGCTGTCATAGTTTTAGGCGCAGTAGACGAGGAAAAAGTAATGATTTCTGCTGGAGTGACTAAGGATTTAGTAGGTGGGAACTACCATGCTGGAAATATTGTCAAACTAGTCGCTGAACAATGTGGAGGTAAAGGTGGGGGCCGTCCGGACTTTGCCATGGCTGGGGCTAAAGACGCAAGTAAGCTAGAGCTTGCACTTAACTCCGTTTACGAATACATCAAATCAGTTTAA